The following proteins are encoded in a genomic region of bacterium:
- the rsxA gene encoding electron transport complex subunit RsxA: protein MKALILIIISTVFVNNFVLARFLGLCPFMGVSRKIETATGMGMAVIFVMTVASAVTWNIQSFLLVPFRLEYLQTIMFILVIASLVQFVEMFVRKASPALYQSLGIFLPLITTNCAVLGVAILTVQTGLSFIATITFAFGSSIGFTLALVLMAGIRERLEMSDIPKPFRGTAVAFITAGIMSLAFMGFSGMVK from the coding sequence ATGAAGGCGCTTATCCTCATAATCATCAGTACGGTATTCGTCAACAATTTCGTGCTGGCGCGGTTCCTCGGCCTGTGCCCCTTCATGGGGGTGTCCAGGAAGATCGAGACCGCCACCGGCATGGGGATGGCTGTGATATTCGTCATGACGGTGGCCTCCGCGGTGACCTGGAACATCCAGTCTTTCCTCCTTGTCCCGTTCAGGCTGGAGTACCTCCAGACGATCATGTTCATCCTGGTCATCGCCTCCCTTGTCCAGTTCGTGGAGATGTTCGTGCGAAAGGCGAGCCCCGCGCTGTACCAGTCCCTGGGTATTTTCCTGCCTCTCATCACGACCAACTGCGCCGTCCTCGGGGTGGCCATCCTGACGGTCCAGACCGGCTTGAGCTTCATCGCCACCATAACCTTTGCCTTCGGGTCCTCCATCGGTTTCACACTGGCCCTTGTCCTCATGGCCGGTATCCGGGAGCGCCTGGAGATGTCCGACATCCCCAAGCCGTTCAGGGGAACCGCCGTTGCGTTCATCACGGCAGGCATCATGTCCCTGGCCTTCATGGGCTTTTCAGGAATGGTGAAATAA